The genomic window GAACGAGGATATAATTGAAGGCAAATATGCTGAGCGAAAGTTCCGCTGGCTCCAGATTGGCCAAAGCGATGGTAAAAGCGAGAACCATCAAGAGGGAGAGCAGTAAATAGTGTTTTTGGATTAACAAGTCTTTTTTAATGAAATGATACATTTTGCCCCCTCCCGGCAATGAAAAAGATATAATCTCTTCCAGGGTAGGTTGACTCA from Caldalkalibacillus thermarum includes these protein-coding regions:
- a CDS encoding ABC-2 transporter permease; translation: MKDIKTSARKYLTHTEKMSQPTLEEIISFSLPGGGKMYHFIKKDLLIQKHYLLLSLLMVLAFTIALANLEPAELSLSIFAFNYILVLGAVSQEDRTIGDMPLQSLPIRKSIIVSSR